In a genomic window of Telopea speciosissima isolate NSW1024214 ecotype Mountain lineage chromosome 5, Tspe_v1, whole genome shotgun sequence:
- the LOC122663354 gene encoding raucaffricine-O-beta-D-glucosidase-like, whose translation MAYLGFNGFRLSISWTRIVPTGKRSDGVNEAGITYYKELLEELKKQGMEPFVTLFHWDVPQALEDEYGGFLNSRIIDDFRDYVDICFDRLGKYVKYWITFNEPYEFITFGYIDGVSPPVNLEDPGINPYIVAHNLLRAHAAAVDLYRNNYQRSQGEQIGQIGITLSRKWMKALSPDKRTDVDAAARATDFTFGWCIGHCTTLEMMKIQTGSEWIYLYASGIRDVLKSIKEKYHGPVIYITENGIGEHSSSTMDKSIHDFQRITALNDHLYYIYMAMK comes from the exons CTGGAAAGAGAAGTGATGGAGTTAATGAGGCAGGCATCACATATTACAAAGAGCTCCTCGAAGAGCTTAAAAAACAAg GGATGGAGCCTTTCGTGACACTTTTTCACTGGGATGTTCCTCAAGCACTCGAAGATGAGTATGGTGGTTTCTTGAATTCTAGAATCAT TGATGATTTCCGGGACTACGTAGACATTTGCTTTGATCGATTGGGGAAATACGTGAAGTATTGGATCACCTTTAACGAGCCATATGAATTCATCACTTTTGGATATATTGATGGCGTCTCTCCTCCTGTCAATCTGGAGGATCCTGGGATAAACCCATATATAGTAGCCCACAACTTGCTCCGTGCTCATGCAGCCGCAGTGGATCTTTACAGGAACAACTaccag AGATCCCAAGGGGAACAGATTGGACAGATTGGAATTACATTGAGTCGGAAGTGGATGAAGGCTTTATCCCCCGATAAACGTACCGATGTTGATGCTGCTGCTAGAGCTACTGATTTCACATTTGGATG gtgcattgGGCattgcaccacacttgagatgATGAAAATTCAA ACTGGTTCAGAATGGATCTATCTCTATGCGAGTGGGATACGAGATGTTCTAAAAAGCATAAAGGAGAAATATCATGGCCCCGTTATTTACATTACTGAGAATG GAATTGGAGAACACAGCTCATCGACAATGGATAAATCTATCCATGATTTCCAGAGAATAACCGCCCTCAACGACCATCTATATTACATTTATATGGCCATGAAGTAG